The following DNA comes from Mycobacteroides immunogenum.
CGAAACCAGCTCGATCTCGGCACCCGCGAGATCGATTGTCGCCGGAACGCAGAAGAGATGCTCGCTCTGCGGGCTGGACTGGATCGCATCCTGGATGGGGATCTCACCCAGGAGGACTTCGTAGGAAGACGGGGTACCGGCGCGATGGTCGGCGCCCAGTGCGGTACTTGCGTTGCCCTGCGGGTCGAGGTCGATCACCAGAACGTTCAGGCCTTGCAGCGCCATGGCCGCAGCGAGGTTCACCGCGGTCGTGGTCTTGCCGACGCCGCCCTTCTGATTGGCGATCGTCAGCATCCGCCGTTGCGCCGGCTTCGGCAGCCGGACCGATCCCTGCTTCAACTGAGTCGCACGCTGTGCCGCTGCGCCAATCGGAGTCTCGGACTCCACGAACTCAGTGGGCGCTCGATGACCGCCGCTCGCCGCGCCGGTTTCACGTGAAACATCGTCGGTGTTGGGTGCGCTTCGCCCGAGGGTCTCATCGCTACTCACTGTCGTCTCCTTGATCGGATGCTCATCGGCTCCGCCTCCGCGAACCGCCGCGGGAGCTTCCCCGCCTACGGTCTCCGTCGCATTCTTTCCGCCGCGCGACCACCACCGTGGTGGGCGAATCGAGGTACCGCGTGCCACACTGCACCACCCTCACATCGTCGGCGCCGAGCGGACCCAGCGCACTGCCGTACTGCTGTACTTCTTCGTCTGCGCGATCACCTTTGATCGCTAACATCCGTCCGCCGATCCGCGTCAAGGGAAGCGACCAGCGGGCGATCTTGTCCAGTGCTGCGACAGCTCGGGACGTCACCACGTCCGCCCCACCAACCTCGGCGATGACGCCCGGCTCCTCTGCCCGACCCCTTACCACCGACACATTGGTCAGCCCCAGCTGCTCGATCATTTCACGGAGGAACTCAGTGCGGCGCAGCATCGGCTCGACCAGAACGATATCGACGTCCGGGCGCGCAATACCTACTGGAATACCCGGTAGGCCCGCGCCGCTCCCGACGTCAATTACGCGCTCCCCGGTCTCGAGTAACTCACCAAGGACGGCGCTATTAAGAATGTGGCGCCCCCACAATCGGTCGGTCTCGCGGGGTCCGATCAGACCTCGCTCCACACCGATCGTGGCGAGCGCCTCGACGTACTCAACCGCTAGCGGAAGCCGCTCACCGAAGATGTCGGCAGCGGCCTCCGGCACCGGGAGGGTCTCGCCGTGTTTCACGTGAAACATTCCTCCCGGAGCGCGGCCACAGAATTACATGGATGAGATTTGTTTGTGTCAGTCGTGCAGGACGACGACGCGGCGCGACGGCTCCACGCCCTCGCTCTCGCTGTGCACACCGTCGACAGCGGCCACAGCGTCGTGCACGATCTTTCGCTCGAACGGCGTCATCGGGGCGAGCTCTTCGCGCTCGCCGGACTCGAGCACCTGCTGAGCGATCTTGGTACCCAGCGCAGCGAGCTCGTCGCGACGCCGCCCACGCCAGTTGGCGATGTCCAGCATCAGGCGGCTGCGTTCACCGGACTTCTGCTGAACCGCCAGCCGCGTCAGCTCCTGAAGCGCGTCCAGCACCTCGCCCTTGCGGCCAACGAGCTTCGACAGATCGCTGCCGCCATCGATGCTGACAATCGCGCGGTCGCCTTCGACGTCCAGATCGATATCGCCATCGAAGTCGAGGAGATCCAGCAGCTCCTCCAAGTAGTCGCCGGCGATCTCGCCCTCGGCAACCAGACGCTCTTCGAGATCGGCCGTACGCGGCTCGGCCTCGGGTGCGACGGCGGCCTCGGCCGTGGTCTCTTCGGCTTGAGTGTCCAGATCGGTCATCGTTCTTCTCCCTCTGTCACGCCCGTACAGAATCGCGGGCGGTTAGCGCTTGCGGCGACGATCGGGCCGCGCACCCGGCTTCGGGGTACGGCTCGTCGTGCCTGATCCATTTGTTGAGTCCGGGGAAGCCTGTCCCCCGTTGTCCTCGTCCGTACCGTCGGACTCCACGATTTCGGTACTACCCGAGTCGTCTGCTTGTTTGACGGGCTGGTTCTTTCCACGGGTCGGCTTGGCACCCGGCTTCGGGGCGTTGGCTGCTCGCCGCTCCAGATCCGCTTGCTTCTTCTCTTCTTCTTCCTTGGCGATGTGGTTGAAGACGTAGTGCTGCTGCCCGAACGTCCAGATGTTGTTGGACACCCAGTAGAGGATGATCGCGATGGGCAGGAACGGCCCACCGACAACGACGCCGAGGGGGAACACGTACAGCGCCAGCCGGTTCATGATCTGGGTCTGCGGGTTGGCCTGGGCCTCGGGGCTCTGCCGCGCGATGGAAGCCCGGCTGTTGAAGTACGTGGCGATACCCGCGATGAGCATCAGCGGTATGGCCACACCCGCGACGGCGAGCCGATTGAATTCGGTGAACGCGTCCAGACCATTGGTCTGAATCATCGTGGCACCCAACGGTGCGCCGAACAGGTTGGCATCCAGGAAGTTGGCGACGTCGCCGGCACTGAAAACGTAGTTACCGGTCGCCCGGTTCTCCGCCACCGACATGTGCACCTGGCCGAAACCGCCGACCGTTCGGTTGAAGGATCGCAGCACATGGAACAGACCCAGGAAGACCGGGATCTGTGCCAGCATCGGCAGACATCCGAGGATCGGGTTGAACCCGTGCTCGCGCTGTAGCTTCTGCATCTCCAGCGCCATCCGCTGGCGATCATTCTTGTACTTCTTTTGCAGCGCCTTGATCTGCGGCTGCAGCTCCTGCATCTGCCGGGTGGTCCGGATCTGCCTGACGAAGGGCTTGTACAGAATCGCTCGCAGGGTGAACACCAGGAACATCACCGACAGCGCCCAAGCGAAGAAATTCTTGGGGCCCAATAGGTACGCGAACAGCTTGTACCAAACCCACATGATCGCCGAGACCGGGTAATAGATGAACCCGAGGCTGAACCAATCAAACATCCGCTGTGCTCCTCCGCACGCTCACGTGCTCTCCGCCCCGACTATCTGGATCCCCGTGCTTGGTATGGCGTTCCGGTATCGGATCCCATCCACCGTGGTGCCACGGTCCACATTTCAGAAGCCGAATGCTGGCCAACCAGCCACCGCGGATCAGTCCGTGCACGCTCAACGCCTCGACCGCGTATTGGCTACAGGTCGGCATGAATCGGCAACTCGGTAGCCGCATCGGCGAGATCCAGGTCTGGTACAGACGGATCAGAAAGATCACGGCGCGCGCCGGCCGACTTCTCATGGCCGCCGCTCTGCTGCCGGTTCCTGCCGTCGTGCCGACCGATCGATTCCGTCGCGCAGTTGCTGTCGCAGACTTGCCGAGAGTGCGCTACCGCTACTGGGCAGCGCCCTGATGACCATGCGGTCTACCGGCTCAAGTTGAGGAAGCAGCTCTGCGGCAGCGTGCCGGAGCCTGCGCGACACTCGATGCCGCACGACTGCACTGCCCACTGACTTTCCGACGATCAGCCCT
Coding sequences within:
- the rsmG gene encoding 16S rRNA (guanine(527)-N(7))-methyltransferase RsmG; translated protein: MFHVKHGETLPVPEAAADIFGERLPLAVEYVEALATIGVERGLIGPRETDRLWGRHILNSAVLGELLETGERVIDVGSGAGLPGIPVGIARPDVDIVLVEPMLRRTEFLREMIEQLGLTNVSVVRGRAEEPGVIAEVGGADVVTSRAVAALDKIARWSLPLTRIGGRMLAIKGDRADEEVQQYGSALGPLGADDVRVVQCGTRYLDSPTTVVVARRKECDGDRRRGSSRGGSRRRSR
- a CDS encoding Jag family protein encodes the protein MTDLDTQAEETTAEAAVAPEAEPRTADLEERLVAEGEIAGDYLEELLDLLDFDGDIDLDVEGDRAIVSIDGGSDLSKLVGRKGEVLDALQELTRLAVQQKSGERSRLMLDIANWRGRRRDELAALGTKIAQQVLESGEREELAPMTPFERKIVHDAVAAVDGVHSESEGVEPSRRVVVLHD
- the yidC gene encoding membrane protein insertase YidC, with the protein product MFDWFSLGFIYYPVSAIMWVWYKLFAYLLGPKNFFAWALSVMFLVFTLRAILYKPFVRQIRTTRQMQELQPQIKALQKKYKNDRQRMALEMQKLQREHGFNPILGCLPMLAQIPVFLGLFHVLRSFNRTVGGFGQVHMSVAENRATGNYVFSAGDVANFLDANLFGAPLGATMIQTNGLDAFTEFNRLAVAGVAIPLMLIAGIATYFNSRASIARQSPEAQANPQTQIMNRLALYVFPLGVVVGGPFLPIAIILYWVSNNIWTFGQQHYVFNHIAKEEEEKKQADLERRAANAPKPGAKPTRGKNQPVKQADDSGSTEIVESDGTDEDNGGQASPDSTNGSGTTSRTPKPGARPDRRRKR
- the yidD gene encoding membrane protein insertion efficiency factor YidD; this encodes MRSRPARAVIFLIRLYQTWISPMRLPSCRFMPTCSQYAVEALSVHGLIRGGWLASIRLLKCGPWHHGGWDPIPERHTKHGDPDSRGGEHVSVRRSTADV
- the rnpA gene encoding ribonuclease P protein component — translated: MLPTRHRMTKSSEFRQTVKRGVRSAHADLVIHLQRGCVGATVDQVEGPKVGLIVGKSVGSAVVRHRVSRRLRHAAAELLPQLEPVDRMVIRALPSSGSALSASLRQQLRDGIDRSARRQEPAAERRP